One region of Arvicola amphibius chromosome 3, mArvAmp1.2, whole genome shotgun sequence genomic DNA includes:
- the LOC119810397 gene encoding selenoprotein F-like: MVARQGGWLRPALGLLLLLTTVFQGVSALGAELSSEACRELGFSSNLLCSSCDLLGQFNLLQLDPVCRGCCQEEAQFETKKLYAGAILEVCGUKLGRFPQVQAFVRSDKPKLFRGLQIKYVRGSDPVLKLLDDNGNIAEELSILKWNTDSVEEFLSEKLERI, translated from the coding sequence ATGGTGGCCAGGCAGGGTGGGTGGCTGCGGCCCGCTCTCGGGCTGCTCTTGCTGCTGACGACTGTGTTTCAAGGGGTGTCTGCTCTTGGGGCTGAGTTGTCATCAGAGGCATGCAGAGAGTTGGGTTTCTCcagcaacttgctctgtagctcttGTGATCTTCTCGGACAGTTTAACCTGCTTCAGCTGGACCCTGTTTGCAGAGGGTGCTGTCAGGAAGAAGCACAATTTGAAACCAAAAAGCTGTATGCTGGAGCTATCCTTGAAGTCTGTGGATGAAAATTGGGGAGGTTCCCTCAAGTCCAAGCTTTTGTCAGAAGTGATAAGCCCAAACTGTTCAGAGGTCTACAGATCAAGTACGTTCGCGGTTCAGACCCTGTCCTAAAGCTTTTGGACGACAACGGGAACATTGCTGAAGAACTGAGCATCCTCAAGTGGAACACGGACAGTGTGGAAGAGTTTCTCAGCGAGAAGTTGGAACGCATATAA